In Synechocystis sp. PCC 6714, the following are encoded in one genomic region:
- a CDS encoding GntR family transcriptional regulator yields MMTWANLPMAIKIKSSMNLSPVEAVFRPGMKSGLNLPTPRLPFPKMLQFQIQNDSEIPASKQLFDQIRFAIASRQYHPGHRLPSTRQLAMMTGLHRNTISKVYQNLEDAGLVESIAGSGIYVKAPSTEEGIILDGPLFREYPEASQLIQKTIDELLSQGLNLSQVKELCLETIDWRLRSTARVLVTVPQRDIGAGQLILNELEQALVIPVQLVPMETLKQTLSELPSGTVVTSRYFLAEAESIATPYDVRVIPVDIYDYSKELGLIKALPENSCLGIVSLSPGILTIAEILIHSLRGESLFLKSALVSDRQKLRSLVRTARTIITDPASEPIVRQAIEAERHDLIRMPEIICSEHYIGEKSIAILKRELGLGEEETEEEAKFPKVATA; encoded by the coding sequence GTGATGACCTGGGCAAATTTACCAATGGCTATCAAGATCAAGTCCTCAATGAACCTTTCTCCAGTTGAGGCCGTCTTTAGACCTGGGATGAAATCCGGACTGAATCTGCCTACTCCTCGTTTACCCTTCCCTAAAATGTTACAGTTCCAAATTCAAAACGACAGCGAAATTCCCGCTTCTAAGCAGTTATTTGACCAAATCCGTTTTGCGATCGCCTCCCGCCAGTATCATCCGGGGCACCGTTTACCTAGCACCAGACAACTGGCCATGATGACGGGTCTACACCGCAACACCATCAGTAAGGTTTACCAAAATTTGGAAGATGCGGGTTTGGTGGAATCCATCGCCGGTTCTGGAATTTACGTCAAAGCCCCCAGCACCGAGGAGGGTATTATCCTCGACGGCCCCCTATTCCGGGAATATCCTGAAGCTAGTCAACTAATCCAAAAAACCATTGACGAGCTGCTCAGCCAGGGGTTAAACCTCTCCCAAGTCAAAGAACTTTGTTTAGAAACCATCGATTGGCGACTGCGGAGCACCGCTAGGGTCTTGGTCACTGTACCCCAAAGGGACATTGGGGCTGGGCAGCTAATTCTCAACGAGTTGGAACAGGCATTGGTAATTCCGGTGCAATTGGTGCCCATGGAAACCCTGAAACAAACCCTATCCGAATTGCCTTCCGGCACAGTGGTTACCAGTCGCTACTTCCTGGCTGAAGCGGAGTCCATTGCCACTCCCTACGATGTGCGGGTGATTCCGGTGGATATTTACGACTACAGTAAAGAACTAGGGTTAATCAAAGCCCTACCGGAAAATTCTTGCCTAGGCATTGTCAGCCTTAGCCCCGGCATTCTCACCATTGCGGAAATTCTCATCCACAGCCTACGGGGGGAATCCCTCTTTTTAAAATCTGCCCTGGTCAGCGATCGCCAGAAGTTGCGATCCCTAGTCCGCACTGCCCGCACCATTATCACCGATCCTGCCAGTGAACCCATTGTGCGGCAAGCCATTGAAGCAGAACGCCACGATCTAATCCGGATGCCGGAAATCATTTGCTCCGAGCACTACATTGGCGAAAAATCCATCGCTATCCTCAAGCGGGAATTGGGTTTGGGGGAAGAGGAAACGGAGGAGGAAGCAAAGTTTCCTAAAGTGGCCACTGCCTAG
- a CDS encoding DUF3370 domain-containing protein yields the protein MFSLLAPLVLAQANSIAIPISPPPVIIQPAPNAGGTPQELKIVQPVRPLPGQLDQIPVFNSNSPELIFNEGIILSTLPSIGMGHPYAHLNHPFRGRFDVFAHHVVQASPEGRTLYLGVLLFNGSRQDATVEILQGASSLTSPDALFIDLPPVVENNDGNVFAGPGSRVTNDVLRGKRQTDYPDKFIIPAGQSRMLINQPLPVNYTPVPGQPPPIRLPRNGFSAYLRLNTNVPIHAASMAMYAPQDGFGAEQVPRLADWENLLKTANLMQPRDRIPRNTQRRIYSRVAGVSIGSQWQATITDDNSQKLAIPEPGQGFSYPISALEGGRMGTGQNQSAPMAVRYPDTAYESHGNYGVQYSLSLPLVNNTNRNQTVDLTVETPLKFNDGPNNQLTFLVPPAVNVFFRGTVRFSYTDRRGQTNNRYYHLVQRRGQKGENLVTLDLKPGEERTVQVDLLYPPDATPPQLLTVRTR from the coding sequence ATGTTTTCCCTGCTTGCCCCTTTAGTTCTTGCCCAGGCCAATTCGATCGCCATTCCCATCAGTCCACCACCGGTGATCATCCAGCCAGCCCCCAACGCCGGCGGCACTCCCCAGGAACTAAAAATAGTGCAGCCAGTGCGTCCCTTGCCAGGGCAACTAGACCAAATTCCCGTTTTTAACAGCAACAGTCCGGAGCTAATTTTCAACGAAGGCATTATTCTTTCAACGTTGCCTTCCATTGGCATGGGCCATCCCTACGCCCACTTGAACCATCCTTTCCGAGGTAGGTTTGATGTCTTTGCCCACCACGTTGTCCAGGCTTCTCCCGAGGGTAGAACTTTATATTTGGGAGTGTTACTGTTCAATGGCAGTCGGCAGGATGCCACGGTGGAAATTCTCCAGGGGGCTAGTTCCCTTACTTCCCCCGACGCTCTATTCATCGACCTGCCGCCGGTGGTGGAAAACAATGACGGAAATGTATTTGCCGGCCCGGGTAGTCGAGTCACCAATGATGTACTGCGAGGCAAAAGACAGACGGATTACCCAGACAAATTCATCATTCCCGCTGGCCAAAGTCGCATGTTAATTAATCAGCCTTTGCCGGTGAACTATACCCCCGTGCCGGGTCAACCGCCGCCGATTCGACTACCCCGCAATGGTTTTTCCGCCTATTTACGTCTCAACACCAACGTCCCGATTCATGCGGCCAGTATGGCCATGTACGCTCCCCAGGATGGCTTTGGCGCAGAACAGGTTCCTCGTTTGGCGGATTGGGAAAATTTGCTCAAAACCGCTAACCTGATGCAACCCAGGGACCGCATTCCCCGCAATACCCAACGTCGTATCTATAGTCGGGTGGCGGGGGTTTCCATTGGCTCCCAGTGGCAGGCCACCATCACCGATGACAACAGCCAAAAGCTAGCCATTCCCGAACCGGGGCAGGGTTTTTCCTATCCCATTAGTGCTTTGGAAGGAGGTCGCATGGGCACCGGGCAAAATCAGTCTGCTCCCATGGCGGTACGTTACCCGGACACAGCCTATGAGTCCCACGGTAATTATGGGGTGCAATATAGCTTGAGCTTACCCTTGGTGAACAACACTAACCGCAATCAGACCGTTGACTTGACGGTGGAAACGCCTCTCAAGTTCAATGATGGGCCCAATAACCAGCTAACTTTTTTGGTGCCTCCTGCGGTCAATGTCTTTTTCCGGGGCACAGTGCGCTTTAGTTATACCGATCGCCGGGGCCAAACTAATAATCGTTACTACCATTTGGTACAACGGCGGGGTCAAAAAGGGGAAAATTTGGTCACCCTCGACCTCAAGCCAGGGGAAGAAAGAACTGTGCAGGTGGATCTGCTTTATCCCCCCGATGCCACCCCTCCCCAACTTTTGACGGTGAGGACTCGCTAG